One Microscilla marina ATCC 23134 DNA window includes the following coding sequences:
- a CDS encoding NAD(P)-binding domain-containing protein → MEHYSTLPTAIIGGGPVGLAAAAHLFLANQPFILFETGKSVGHNLLDWGHVRVFSPWQYNIDKAARALLQQSVWQAPDDKGLPLGAEIVHNYLQPLANLPQIKPHIHLNSQVIQVGRKGLDKMTTKNREQCPFVLRVKQGDVYQRYEAKAVIDVSGTWQNPNPIGSGGVSALNEENCQQHIFYGIPDVLGIHRERFANKSVAVVGGGHSAINSLLDLNKLRAAFPATQLHWVLRKKDMAEAYGGKENDGLRARGALGKRIEKLVEAKKVHIHTPFHIDEIMWQGAPPFTIKDVAGNTLEGIQEIVANTGARPDFSFLREIRYAHNSALESVPALANLIDPNIHSCGTVRPHGERELRQPEKDFYIAGAKSYGRAPTFLMATGYEQVRSIVAAIAGNWQAAKEVKLELPETGVCSTELPSAPAPVTTCCGIGQEQPATLSKKC, encoded by the coding sequence ATGGAACATTACTCGACATTACCTACGGCTATTATTGGTGGAGGACCAGTAGGTTTGGCTGCTGCTGCCCACCTTTTTTTGGCCAATCAACCCTTCATCTTATTCGAAACAGGTAAAAGCGTAGGACATAATTTACTTGACTGGGGGCACGTGCGAGTGTTTTCGCCCTGGCAATACAACATAGACAAAGCTGCCAGAGCATTGTTGCAGCAAAGTGTCTGGCAAGCCCCTGATGACAAAGGTTTGCCTTTGGGGGCTGAAATCGTACACAACTATTTGCAACCCTTGGCCAACTTGCCTCAAATAAAGCCACACATTCATCTGAATAGCCAAGTAATACAAGTAGGGCGCAAAGGTTTAGACAAGATGACGACTAAAAACCGTGAGCAATGTCCTTTTGTATTGAGGGTAAAGCAAGGAGATGTTTACCAACGTTATGAAGCTAAAGCGGTAATAGATGTTTCTGGTACCTGGCAAAACCCCAACCCGATAGGTTCGGGAGGAGTAAGTGCATTGAACGAAGAAAATTGTCAACAACATATCTTTTATGGGATTCCTGACGTGCTGGGCATACACCGCGAAAGATTTGCTAACAAAAGCGTAGCAGTAGTAGGAGGGGGGCACTCAGCCATCAATTCTTTGCTAGACCTGAACAAACTCAGGGCAGCTTTTCCTGCTACCCAGCTTCATTGGGTGTTGCGTAAAAAAGATATGGCAGAAGCGTATGGAGGCAAAGAAAATGATGGTCTCAGGGCAAGAGGAGCTTTAGGCAAAAGAATTGAAAAACTGGTAGAAGCCAAAAAAGTACACATACACACTCCTTTTCATATCGACGAAATTATGTGGCAGGGAGCGCCGCCTTTTACTATCAAAGACGTAGCAGGCAACACATTGGAAGGCATCCAGGAGATTGTGGCCAATACTGGCGCACGTCCCGATTTTTCGTTTTTGCGAGAAATACGCTATGCCCACAACTCAGCCCTTGAGTCAGTACCTGCTTTGGCAAACCTGATAGACCCCAACATCCACAGTTGTGGTACCGTACGCCCCCATGGAGAAAGAGAATTGCGTCAACCTGAAAAAGACTTTTACATAGCAGGCGCCAAGAGTTATGGAAGGGCCCCTACGTTTTTGATGGCTACAGGATACGAGCAGGTAAGATCAATAGTGGCAGCCATTGCGGGTAATTGGCAGGCAGCTAAAGAGGTAAAACTTGAATTGCCCGAAACCGGAGTGTGTAGCACAGAGCTACCCTCAGCACCAGCTCCAGTTACTACTTGTTGTGGCATAGGTCAGGAGCAACCCGCGACTTTGTCAAAAAAATGCTGA
- a CDS encoding S8 family peptidase: protein MKKNIVIFIKVLPLILLVNTFLAAQQNNLAKLRKTTYIDEPIQATHKYWVVFRDKGAFAPNARYVSVQTWQNRRLLGLPLQQISDVPVATQYIQQLQKQKIRLCQRSKWLNAVSVRANAAQRTWLRQQAFVKEVSLVYTQGVIAAQQRTNEPSKKQFATVLKQMKAQFLVEAGLNGKSIKIGIIDVGFDGADKLSALKHIFKDKRFLGGRDFVKPSNKKMFNRQTNDDYHGTQVWRAIAGKTTQRQFGLATGAQFYIARTDHGVTETRTEEDNWIAAVEWMDSLGVRIVNTSLGYSDGFTNRKEDYTPQEMDGKTSKISRAADIAVKQKGMLMVVSAGNEGAIQWKVVSTPGDAKEALSVGATNKNFRAKAGYSSIGPDFLPYLKPNVSCFASNGTSFSAPVISGLAACLLQKKPSLKNTELRAIIEKSAHLYPYGNNYIGYGIPQANVALKLINEPLWKPDNVKTMEVTKDKLVLEKLTAKKVVVFHKRDQYQVQHQQRMKVGKDQKVVIKRHKRTTQRTTIDIGHEVIEIYWK from the coding sequence ATGAAAAAAAATATTGTAATTTTCATCAAAGTACTGCCACTAATATTGCTTGTTAATACTTTTTTAGCCGCTCAGCAAAATAATTTAGCCAAGCTACGAAAAACCACTTACATTGATGAGCCCATACAGGCAACCCATAAGTATTGGGTAGTGTTTAGAGATAAAGGAGCCTTTGCTCCAAATGCCCGCTATGTGTCTGTCCAAACCTGGCAAAACCGTCGTTTGTTGGGCTTGCCTTTACAGCAAATAAGCGATGTACCAGTAGCTACTCAATACATTCAACAATTACAAAAACAAAAGATTCGGCTATGCCAACGATCTAAATGGCTCAATGCTGTATCGGTAAGGGCAAATGCCGCACAACGGACCTGGTTGCGGCAACAAGCTTTTGTCAAAGAAGTAAGCCTTGTGTACACCCAAGGTGTAATAGCAGCGCAGCAACGAACCAATGAACCCTCCAAAAAACAATTTGCTACTGTACTTAAGCAGATGAAAGCACAGTTTCTGGTAGAAGCAGGCTTGAACGGCAAAAGCATTAAAATAGGCATCATTGACGTAGGCTTTGACGGGGCAGATAAGCTCAGTGCTTTGAAGCACATTTTCAAAGACAAGCGTTTTTTGGGTGGACGCGATTTTGTGAAACCTTCCAACAAAAAAATGTTTAACCGACAAACCAACGACGACTACCACGGCACCCAGGTATGGCGCGCCATTGCTGGCAAAACTACCCAACGCCAGTTTGGGCTTGCCACCGGAGCCCAGTTTTATATAGCCCGTACTGACCATGGCGTAACCGAAACCCGCACCGAAGAAGATAACTGGATAGCTGCTGTAGAGTGGATGGATAGCCTTGGGGTACGTATTGTTAACACTTCGTTGGGCTACTCCGACGGGTTTACCAACCGTAAGGAAGATTATACCCCTCAGGAAATGGATGGCAAAACCAGCAAGATAAGCCGCGCTGCTGATATTGCGGTCAAACAAAAGGGGATGCTGATGGTAGTATCGGCGGGCAATGAAGGCGCCATTCAATGGAAGGTGGTGTCTACCCCTGGTGATGCTAAAGAGGCGTTGTCGGTGGGTGCTACCAACAAAAACTTTAGGGCAAAGGCAGGCTACAGCAGTATTGGTCCTGATTTTTTGCCTTACCTCAAGCCCAACGTTTCTTGTTTTGCCTCTAATGGTACTTCTTTTTCGGCTCCGGTCATTTCAGGGCTTGCAGCTTGTCTTTTACAAAAAAAACCTTCCCTCAAAAACACCGAGTTAAGAGCCATCATAGAAAAATCGGCGCACTTGTATCCTTATGGTAATAATTATATTGGGTACGGCATTCCACAAGCAAATGTGGCACTTAAGCTCATCAATGAGCCTCTATGGAAGCCCGACAATGTAAAAACAATGGAAGTAACAAAGGATAAACTGGTATTGGAAAAGCTGACAGCCAAAAAGGTGGTGGTTTTTCATAAGCGTGACCAATACCAGGTACAGCACCAACAACGCATGAAGGTAGGCAAAGACCAGAAGGTGGTGATTAAGCGTCACAAACGCACTACCCAACGAACTACCATAGACATAGGCCATGAAGTAATAGAAATTTATTGGAAGTAA
- a CDS encoding DUF2158 domain-containing protein translates to MRKFKVGDKVQHLSGGPVMVVKEYEQALLSEQLTRSTSDEYIIGQWYDATEQKFAEQRFHQDTVQKLE, encoded by the coding sequence ATGAGAAAATTTAAAGTTGGCGATAAAGTACAACATTTGTCCGGAGGCCCTGTAATGGTGGTCAAAGAATACGAACAAGCATTGCTCAGTGAACAACTCACCCGTAGCACAAGCGATGAGTACATCATAGGGCAATGGTATGATGCCACCGAACAAAAATTTGCTGAACAGCGGTTTCATCAAGATACGGTGCAAAAATTAGAATAA
- the proS gene encoding proline--tRNA ligase, producing MSKGITKRSEDYSAWYNELVKKADLAENSDVRGCMVIKPYGFAIWEKMQAEIDRMFKATGHSNAYFPLFIPKSYLSKEADHVEGFAKECAVVTHYRLKNAEDGSGVVVDPDAKLEEELIVRPTSETVIWSSYKKWIQSYRDLPILLNQWANVVRWEMRTRIFLRTSEFLWQEGHTAHATKEEAEAETIQMMNVYAEFAENFMAVPVIKGIKSESERFAGADETYCIEALMQDGKALQAGTSHFLGQNFAKAFDVKFLNKENKEELVWGTSWGVSTRLMGALIMAHSDDHGLVLPPKLAPIQVVIVPIYKGDEQFAAVSAKANEIKKALEAVGVSVKYDNRDTYKPGFKFADWEMKGVPVRLALGARDLENGTVEMARRDVVDPNNRNAGKKVVNFDEVVAEVQATLEDMQQGIYKKALDFRTEKTTKVDTYEEFKQVLDEKGGFVLAHWDGTADTEDKIKNETKATIRCIPLDDEAETGQCIYSGQPSARRVLFARAY from the coding sequence ATGAGCAAGGGAATCACCAAACGCAGCGAAGATTACTCGGCTTGGTACAACGAGCTGGTGAAGAAAGCGGATTTGGCAGAAAACTCAGACGTGCGAGGGTGCATGGTAATAAAGCCCTACGGATTTGCCATCTGGGAAAAGATGCAAGCCGAAATTGATCGTATGTTCAAAGCCACCGGACATAGCAATGCTTACTTTCCCTTGTTTATACCCAAGTCTTACCTAAGCAAGGAAGCCGATCACGTAGAAGGATTTGCCAAAGAATGTGCTGTAGTAACCCACTACCGCTTGAAAAACGCCGAAGATGGTTCAGGGGTAGTAGTAGACCCTGACGCCAAACTTGAGGAGGAACTCATTGTGCGTCCTACTTCTGAAACTGTGATCTGGAGTTCTTATAAAAAATGGATTCAATCGTACCGCGACCTGCCTATCCTGTTGAACCAGTGGGCAAACGTAGTACGTTGGGAAATGCGTACCCGTATATTTTTGCGTACTTCAGAGTTTTTGTGGCAAGAAGGGCACACCGCTCATGCGACCAAAGAAGAAGCTGAAGCTGAAACTATACAGATGATGAATGTGTATGCTGAGTTTGCCGAAAATTTTATGGCTGTACCCGTTATAAAGGGGATCAAGTCGGAAAGCGAGCGTTTTGCCGGAGCTGATGAAACTTATTGCATAGAAGCGCTCATGCAAGATGGCAAGGCACTACAGGCAGGTACTTCTCACTTTTTGGGACAAAACTTTGCCAAAGCGTTCGATGTGAAGTTTTTGAATAAAGAAAACAAAGAAGAACTTGTGTGGGGAACTTCATGGGGAGTAAGCACTCGCTTGATGGGAGCCCTGATTATGGCTCACTCTGACGACCACGGTTTGGTGCTGCCTCCTAAATTGGCGCCTATCCAGGTAGTGATTGTGCCTATTTACAAAGGTGATGAGCAATTCGCGGCAGTGTCTGCCAAAGCCAACGAAATAAAAAAAGCCCTGGAAGCAGTAGGGGTAAGCGTAAAGTACGACAACCGTGATACTTACAAGCCTGGGTTTAAATTTGCTGATTGGGAAATGAAAGGGGTACCTGTACGTTTGGCGTTGGGAGCCCGCGACCTGGAAAATGGTACTGTAGAAATGGCACGCCGCGATGTGGTAGACCCCAATAACCGCAATGCAGGCAAGAAGGTGGTAAACTTTGATGAGGTAGTGGCAGAGGTGCAGGCTACTTTGGAAGATATGCAACAAGGCATTTATAAAAAGGCGTTGGACTTCCGTACCGAAAAAACAACCAAAGTAGATACCTACGAAGAATTTAAACAGGTATTAGACGAAAAAGGTGGTTTTGTATTGGCGCACTGGGATGGTACAGCTGATACTGAAGATAAGATTAAGAATGAAACAAAAGCTACCATTCGTTGTATTCCTTTAGACGATGAAGCAGAAACCGGACAATGCATTTACTCTGGGCAACCTTCTGCTCGTAGGGTACTGTTTGCCAGGGCTTACTAA
- a CDS encoding SDR family NAD(P)-dependent oxidoreductase, translated as MKENLSLNDKVAIVTGASKGIGEAIVRLYAAHGAKVVVSSRKQVAVDAVAESIRQSGGEAIGIEAHMGKMDSIKTLVDKTLEHYGRIDIIVNNAATNPVFGAVENCNESAFDKIMDVNVKGCFELAKLALPSMKANKSGSIINMSSIGGLKPEPGLGIYSVSKAALVMLTKVMAKEWGRHNIRANAICPGLIKTKFSQALWQNEQVSDHFMKNLPIARLGTPEDIARLSLFLASDASSYSTGGVFTSDGGFLV; from the coding sequence ATGAAAGAAAATCTGAGCCTAAACGACAAAGTAGCTATAGTAACGGGCGCCAGCAAAGGCATAGGTGAGGCCATTGTACGTTTGTATGCTGCCCACGGAGCCAAAGTAGTAGTGAGTAGCCGCAAACAAGTCGCAGTAGACGCGGTAGCCGAAAGTATTCGCCAAAGCGGGGGAGAGGCTATAGGCATAGAAGCCCACATGGGCAAAATGGACAGTATTAAAACTTTGGTAGACAAAACGCTTGAGCACTATGGGCGCATAGACATTATAGTAAACAATGCGGCTACCAACCCCGTATTTGGTGCAGTAGAAAATTGCAATGAATCGGCTTTTGATAAAATAATGGACGTAAACGTGAAAGGTTGTTTTGAGCTTGCCAAACTTGCTTTACCTTCTATGAAAGCCAACAAAAGTGGGTCTATCATTAACATGAGTAGCATTGGAGGGCTTAAGCCTGAACCAGGTTTGGGTATTTATAGTGTAAGCAAGGCAGCCCTGGTAATGCTTACCAAAGTAATGGCGAAAGAGTGGGGGCGGCACAACATTCGCGCCAATGCGATTTGCCCCGGCTTGATCAAAACCAAGTTTAGCCAGGCGCTTTGGCAAAACGAGCAGGTAAGCGACCACTTTATGAAAAACCTGCCCATTGCTCGTTTGGGTACGCCCGAAGACATTGCCCGTTTGTCGCTTTTTTTGGCTTCCGACGCATCTTCTTATTCTACAGGAGGGGTGTTTACTTCCGACGGTGGTTTTTTGGTATAA
- a CDS encoding aminopeptidase P family protein, translated as MRYTPIQKEIYIQNRRNLAKKIKPKSLAVFNSNDIMPTNADGTMAFRQNNDIFYLTGIDQEETVLLLFPECPQERYREVLFVRETNEEIAIWEGHKLTKQEATEVSGIETVFWLSDFKKIFHLLMGKCEEVYLNSNEHTRAVVEVETRDARFIKWCKDTFPLHSYNRITPQMHDLRAVKSPAEIAQIQTACDITEEGFRRVLKFLKPGVMEYEVEAEYIHEFVRRGSRGFAYTPIVASGFNSCVLHYIENDQPCKEGDLLLMDVGAEYGNYNADMTRTIPVSGRFTPRQKEVYNAVLRIMKEAKKILKTGILIDDYHVQIGEIVTKELIDLKLITTTEVKNQDPAWPAYKKYMMHGTSHHLGLDVHDVGNWDNEVTPGMVFTIEPGIYIREENFGIRLENDVVVTPGGNDDLMKNIPIEAEEIEELMNSKVGVM; from the coding sequence ATGAGATATACACCAATCCAAAAAGAAATATACATTCAAAACAGACGAAACCTGGCAAAAAAAATAAAACCTAAATCGCTGGCTGTATTCAACTCCAACGATATTATGCCTACCAATGCAGATGGTACCATGGCTTTTCGTCAAAATAACGATATTTTTTACTTAACTGGCATTGACCAGGAAGAAACGGTGTTGTTGTTGTTTCCTGAGTGCCCACAGGAGCGATACCGTGAAGTATTGTTTGTGAGAGAAACCAACGAAGAAATTGCGATCTGGGAAGGGCACAAGCTTACCAAACAAGAAGCTACTGAGGTATCAGGTATTGAGACGGTATTTTGGTTGAGCGATTTCAAAAAAATATTCCATCTGTTGATGGGCAAATGCGAAGAGGTATACCTCAACAGCAATGAGCATACCCGTGCTGTAGTAGAGGTAGAAACCCGCGACGCTCGTTTTATCAAGTGGTGCAAAGACACCTTTCCGTTGCATTCATATAACCGCATTACTCCACAAATGCACGATTTACGGGCGGTAAAGTCTCCTGCCGAAATTGCCCAAATCCAAACTGCTTGTGACATTACCGAAGAAGGGTTCAGAAGGGTACTCAAGTTTTTAAAACCTGGGGTAATGGAATACGAGGTAGAGGCAGAGTATATACACGAGTTTGTACGTCGTGGTTCGCGTGGTTTTGCCTATACTCCTATAGTGGCCTCTGGGTTCAACAGTTGTGTGTTGCACTACATCGAGAACGACCAGCCTTGCAAAGAGGGTGATTTGTTGTTGATGGATGTAGGGGCAGAGTACGGCAACTACAATGCTGACATGACCCGTACCATTCCAGTAAGCGGACGTTTCACCCCAAGACAAAAAGAGGTGTACAATGCAGTGTTAAGAATAATGAAGGAAGCCAAAAAGATATTGAAAACAGGAATCCTCATTGATGATTATCACGTGCAGATAGGTGAAATTGTTACCAAAGAACTGATTGACCTGAAGTTGATCACAACAACCGAGGTGAAAAACCAAGACCCTGCCTGGCCAGCCTATAAAAAATACATGATGCACGGCACTTCGCATCATTTGGGCTTAGATGTACACGATGTGGGCAATTGGGACAATGAAGTAACCCCAGGTATGGTATTTACCATAGAACCAGGCATTTATATAAGAGAAGAAAATTTTGGTATTCGTCTCGAAAACGACGTAGTAGTTACCCCAGGTGGCAACGACGACCTGATGAAGAATATTCCGATTGAAGCCGAAGAAATAGAAGAATTGATGAATAGTAAGGTAGGAGTAATGTAG
- a CDS encoding response regulator, with translation MAKIKNHYQNILLIDDDRIFIVTYHKIFSSIIKYANIEFSMSMATAIDKLHEMHKKGSFPELITLDWRLKLGGGEYFLEKFEQLYSAQYPQTKVLIISEMAQETEVSKALNYPFVTATLPKPLAMRDLSAVL, from the coding sequence ATGGCAAAGATTAAAAACCACTACCAAAACATTTTATTAATTGATGATGACCGTATTTTTATCGTGACTTATCACAAGATATTTTCAAGCATTATTAAATATGCAAACATAGAATTTAGTATGAGTATGGCTACAGCCATTGACAAGTTGCACGAGATGCACAAAAAAGGAAGCTTTCCTGAATTGATTACTCTTGACTGGCGTTTGAAGCTGGGCGGAGGTGAATATTTCTTAGAAAAATTTGAACAACTATACAGCGCACAATACCCACAAACCAAGGTATTGATTATATCGGAAATGGCTCAGGAAACCGAAGTAAGCAAGGCATTGAATTACCCTTTTGTAACTGCTACTTTGCCCAAACCATTGGCAATGAGAGATTTATCTGCTGTTTTGTAA
- a CDS encoding OmpP1/FadL family transporter produces MKKRFYRACIATKAACLLAVILTSTIAQAQQIDPNALGYFTDALRFSRHTSLFGSARTQAMGGVENAIGDGYTAGNGNPAGLGLSRKSKFGISPAFGVANTNTTFLGEELGDSKLNGNLNGFSLVLTLIKDDILPDKWRGGSFAISFNRINSFQNRFSYEGINNQNTMGDYLAESAFGVDRNSLLVPTDSIFNLPELAFNTFLIDEYLDAPGEYYTLARDGNNNLLGRVLQQEVINTRGAQYQWSFAYGGNYDDKFYFGLAMGIRTLNFKQSKEFKETVIYENNAIPSLLDYTIADELEVKGTGINFSLGLIYRPVDFIRIGASVTTPTFYALTENFKTGITANFDNFAYDGVVLNTESFETVPGTFNYQLTTPLRLSAGIAFFLGKRGFISGDVELNSYNQTRLQGASSFTFNGDNKTIKNIYKTTLNVKLGGEYRVNSMFRLRAGAALFGDPYNNIDNVDRKVLHLTGGVGFRLPGATIDIALVNSRFNSVYVPYTLSDNTHPTTSTTNSMTSAVVTVGFSF; encoded by the coding sequence ATGAAAAAGAGATTTTATCGTGCCTGTATTGCCACTAAAGCTGCCTGTTTGCTAGCTGTGATACTGACCAGCACCATTGCTCAGGCGCAACAAATAGACCCTAATGCCCTAGGGTATTTTACCGATGCTTTGCGTTTTTCACGGCACACTTCGTTGTTTGGATCGGCAAGAACCCAGGCAATGGGAGGTGTAGAAAATGCCATTGGAGATGGTTATACCGCAGGCAACGGTAATCCTGCCGGGCTAGGTTTATCACGCAAATCAAAATTTGGCATCAGTCCTGCCTTTGGAGTTGCCAACACCAACACTACTTTTTTGGGAGAAGAGCTTGGAGACTCAAAGCTGAATGGTAACCTCAATGGCTTTAGTCTGGTACTCACCCTGATCAAAGATGATATTTTACCGGATAAATGGAGAGGGGGAAGTTTTGCTATTTCGTTTAATCGCATTAATAGTTTTCAGAACAGGTTTAGCTATGAAGGCATTAACAACCAAAATACTATGGGGGACTACCTGGCCGAATCGGCTTTTGGTGTTGACCGCAATAGTTTGTTGGTACCTACCGATAGTATTTTTAATTTACCTGAATTGGCCTTTAATACCTTTTTGATAGATGAATACCTGGATGCTCCGGGGGAATACTACACCTTGGCACGCGATGGAAACAACAACTTGCTGGGCAGGGTACTACAGCAAGAAGTAATCAATACACGAGGGGCACAGTACCAGTGGAGTTTTGCTTATGGGGGCAATTATGACGATAAGTTTTACTTTGGACTCGCCATGGGTATTCGTACTTTGAACTTTAAGCAAAGCAAAGAATTTAAAGAAACAGTCATTTATGAAAATAATGCGATTCCGAGTTTGCTAGATTATACCATTGCAGATGAACTAGAGGTAAAAGGAACAGGTATTAACTTTTCGCTGGGGCTTATTTACCGCCCGGTTGATTTTATAAGAATTGGGGCATCGGTTACTACACCTACTTTTTATGCCTTGACCGAAAACTTTAAAACGGGCATTACGGCCAACTTTGACAACTTTGCCTATGATGGAGTAGTGCTAAATACCGAAAGCTTTGAAACTGTACCTGGTACATTTAACTATCAACTGACAACTCCTTTGAGATTAAGTGCAGGCATTGCTTTTTTTCTGGGCAAACGTGGATTTATTTCGGGCGATGTAGAACTCAACTCTTATAACCAAACCCGATTGCAAGGGGCAAGCAGTTTTACTTTTAACGGAGATAATAAAACCATCAAAAATATTTATAAAACTACCCTAAATGTAAAGTTGGGGGGCGAATACCGGGTAAACTCTATGTTTAGACTACGTGCCGGAGCCGCTTTGTTTGGCGACCCTTACAATAATATAGACAATGTAGACCGCAAGGTGTTGCACCTCACCGGAGGGGTGGGCTTTAGACTACCAGGGGCTACTATAGACATTGCCTTGGTAAACAGTCGCTTCAACTCGGTATATGTACCTTACACCCTAAGCGACAACACCCACCCTACTACCAGTACCACCAACAGCATGACTAGTGCAGTGGTAACGGTTGGGTTTTCATTTTAA
- a CDS encoding leucine-rich repeat domain-containing protein: MTIASQAYLEVKDQLITLLYSEDVSNIELALEIGQNYPEFQEQLDKYRLFYRVALGKTLNALTPENICELLQLTKLDLQNTGLVKLPAEVVALRRLKNLHLNENFLSDLPTQIGYLPQLQNLLVAKNELARLLPEIGQIKSLEVLQVYDNQLQSLPSELQQCKHLKYLFINGNKIQDFPEVICSLPRLQILALQHNQLSNVSAQIGNLRHLGHLNVSHNRLKDLPDTIGLLKKVGILELNHNRLAEFPLAILEMNALAKLWMTHNQLRQVPAGVFDLPQLYQLNLSNNCIDQVNFSITNTQGSIVKLWLANNQISRLPSSISYLKNLQLLDVQNNPMSPEHVQEISHWLPGCEVIF, from the coding sequence ATGACTATAGCATCACAAGCTTATTTAGAAGTAAAAGATCAGCTCATCACATTGCTCTACTCAGAAGATGTGAGCAATATAGAGTTGGCCCTGGAAATAGGACAAAACTATCCTGAGTTTCAGGAACAGTTAGATAAATACCGTTTATTTTATCGGGTAGCCCTGGGTAAAACACTGAACGCTTTAACGCCTGAAAATATCTGTGAGTTGTTACAACTGACCAAGCTAGACTTGCAAAATACGGGTTTGGTAAAACTACCTGCTGAGGTAGTAGCACTTAGGCGTTTGAAAAACCTCCATTTAAACGAGAATTTTTTGTCAGATTTACCCACCCAAATAGGGTATTTGCCCCAACTGCAAAATCTATTGGTAGCAAAGAATGAACTCGCCCGGCTCCTGCCAGAAATAGGGCAAATCAAATCGCTGGAAGTACTCCAGGTGTATGATAATCAATTACAGAGCTTGCCCTCCGAACTGCAACAGTGTAAACATCTAAAATATTTGTTTATCAACGGCAATAAAATACAAGATTTTCCGGAGGTTATTTGCTCATTGCCCCGCCTGCAAATTCTTGCCCTTCAGCACAACCAATTAAGTAATGTGTCTGCCCAAATAGGCAACTTGCGCCACCTTGGTCATTTAAACGTCAGTCATAATCGGCTCAAAGATTTGCCTGATACTATAGGTCTCCTAAAAAAGGTGGGCATACTTGAGCTCAATCATAATCGCTTGGCCGAGTTCCCGCTGGCAATATTGGAAATGAATGCTTTGGCAAAGCTTTGGATGACTCACAATCAACTTAGGCAGGTGCCCGCTGGAGTGTTTGATTTGCCCCAATTATATCAATTAAACCTCAGTAATAATTGCATTGATCAGGTCAATTTTTCAATCACCAATACGCAGGGCAGTATTGTAAAGTTATGGTTGGCAAATAATCAAATAAGCCGTTTGCCATCCAGTATTAGCTATTTGAAAAACCTCCAGCTGCTTGATGTACAAAACAACCCGATGTCGCCTGAACATGTACAGGAAATAAGTCATTGGTTGCCTGGGTGTGAGGTGATTTTTTAG
- a CDS encoding thioredoxin family protein produces MDTNILKASVITQQHLEQSQTYAEYRTMIDQLLSEGKTTGDNHSDDMLHYTKMNVQRMKRLDKTAKLNEEMLATIAKINRPQTWVVITEAWCGDAAQIVPVLAKIAEVTPNIDLKLILRDEHLDVMDAYLTDGARSIPKLIALDTETLKERGVWGPRPTPAHEMVMERKKNDNGESYLEFSTRLHGWYAKDKTQTTQKELNEAMRSWI; encoded by the coding sequence ATGGATACTAACATATTGAAAGCAAGCGTAATTACGCAACAACACCTCGAACAATCCCAAACTTATGCTGAGTACCGCACAATGATTGACCAACTGTTAAGCGAAGGCAAAACTACAGGTGACAACCACAGCGATGATATGCTACATTACACCAAAATGAATGTGCAGCGTATGAAACGTCTGGATAAGACTGCCAAACTCAACGAAGAGATGTTGGCAACCATTGCTAAAATTAACCGCCCGCAAACCTGGGTAGTGATTACCGAGGCTTGGTGTGGTGATGCAGCTCAAATTGTACCAGTATTGGCAAAAATAGCGGAGGTTACACCCAATATAGACTTGAAGTTGATATTGAGAGATGAGCACCTTGATGTGATGGATGCTTACTTGACCGATGGAGCCCGTTCTATTCCTAAGTTGATTGCTTTAGATACTGAAACATTGAAAGAGCGAGGGGTGTGGGGGCCTCGCCCAACGCCAGCCCATGAGATGGTAATGGAGCGCAAGAAAAATGACAATGGTGAGAGTTATTTGGAGTTTTCTACCCGTTTGCATGGCTGGTATGCCAAAGACAAAACCCAAACTACCCAAAAAGAACTGAACGAAGCGATGCGAAGTTGGATTTAG